AAGATCCTCATCGGTAATATATCCGCGTTGATATAATTCCATAGCAGCAGCTAATGTAGCCCCGGCAGAAATTGTATCAAGACCTAGTTCATTACACCAGTAATTGGCATCAATAACTATTTCCATGTTATTAATTCCTAAGTCTCCGGCAAATACCCAAAGAGTTTCGTATTCAGGACCACCAATTCCATCTGGATGTTTCTTACTTTTAACGAAACGTCCGCAACCGATCGGACAGTGATGGCAAGGATTTCTTTTGATCAAATATTCTTCAGTAAGGGTTTCACCACTAACAGCTTCCGCGCCAGGATCATACCCTCCCTGGAAATTGTTAGTCGGATAAATCCCATGTTCATTAATAATGTTTACCAGAACAGCTGTTCCATATGTAGGTAGGCCGCCACCAGTAACACCGTTCTCTTTAATCAAACCACGACATTCTTTTGTCACTGCTTTCAAACCGTCGGGATTAGCAATAACCGGTTTCTGTTTTCCATAAACTGTAATAGCTTTCAGGTTTTTTGACCCCATAACAGCACCGACTCCGGAACGGCCAGCTGCACGATCATCTTCATTCATGATTGCTGCCATCTGCGATAACTTTTCACCGGCAGGTCCAATTGTCATAACTTTAGCGTCTGGATGTTTTTCACGAAGCATATTACTTGCTTCTATCGTGTATTTACCCCAAAGATCCAATGCTGGTAAAATTTCAACCTTATCTTCTTCAATGTTAATATAGACAGGTAGACTTGCCTTTCCTTCAACAATAACAGCATCATAGCCGGCATATTTTAAGAATGCCCCCCATTCACCACCTGAGTTTGATGATGCAATCGTCCCAGTTAATGGAGATTTTGTCACAACCATATAGCGACCACCTGTTGGTGTCGCTGTTCCTGACAAAGGACCATTAATAAAAACGATCTTATTTTCAGCAGCGTAAGGATCAACCTGTGGATCAACCTCATCCATATAAAGTTTAGTTCCTAAACCACGTCCACCAATATACTTTTTAGCCAGTTCAAAATCAAGATCTTCAGTTGTAATACTGCCTGTCGTTAAATTCACACGCAGAATTTTTCCCATGTAACCAAACATTTGATTTCCTCCTAAATCTATTTATTTGTAACCAATATCATTATATGCATTCTTCCTAAATAATTCAATTGATTTAATAAAAGAAGTACAAAAAAAACAAATATTTTTCATGATATGCTCAATAATTATACACGCAACAACCCCAAACCGCTAAATGATGATAAAATACTAACCAGATAATTAAAATCATACTAAACAAGATTAATCTGTTAGTTTTTCGCTCTCCCAACACTAAATCAAATTTAGTGTTTTCAAAATATTGAATCCAAGACGCCTTTGCTTTCCCTCATATGGGAAAGCCTGCATAGAAATCATGGGATTAAAGTTCATTTCAATAATCGAGAATGCCGAATTCTCGTCTTTATAGTCTTCAATAATCATATCAACCCCACAAAAAACAGCATTCATCGCTTTTGCTGCTCGAAGGGATACCTGTTTAAAGTTTTCACAGATCAAATCTGTGTAATCAATACTATCTCCACCGGTACTGATGTTCGAATTACCTCGTAAATAGATTCTTTCGCCTAGCGATGGAATATAGTTTTCATCCAAATTCTGTCTTTCTAGATAAGCACATGACAGTTCATCAAGTTCGATAATTTTTAGAGGAGTAGTTTTACCGTCACCACGGTATGGGTGTTCATTTTTTATAGAGATTAAATCCTTTATCGTGTTTATCCCATCACCTAACACATTAGACGGTCGTCGATGCAAAACAGCAACCATTTCGTCACCAATAATCAGAAATCGAAATTCCATGCCTTTAACAAAATTTTCTATCATCGCAACAGAGTCGTGTTTTAAAGCTAAAGTAACAGCATGGATAAGCGAATCAATGCTAGCGCCATTTTCAAAAACCGAAATACCAATCCCATAATTAGTCGACTTTGGCTTGATGACAAGTGGTTTGTTAACGTATTTTAACAAAATTATTTTCGCTTCTTCTAAAGATGTAACTGTTACATCATCTGGAACCGGTAAGCCCTTTTCTTTTAGAACCCACTTTGTGACAAGTTTATTTTCCATAACAAGTGGGGTTATATAGGAGTCTGCACTAGTTTTAGTTGCTTGCTTTATAATCTCCTGATGTGAATTTTTCTGCAGACAAATGATGTTATCTGACATATCTAGTGGTAAAACACGTATTCCTCTTGTTATTGCTTCTTTAATCAAAATTTGTGTAGAAAGTTCCCAGTTTTCAAAACCTTTTAAAGAGTGATTCATTTCAATAGCTTTTTTTGAATGTCTTGATGCCAGAACAAGATGTGCTTCAGTAAATCCATTTCGCAAATGCTTCTTAAATTGATATGCATGAGTCTTGTTAATATTATTTGTTCGAGTTAACATCTCTTTAATTACAACATCTTTTCCTAGATTAAGGTAATCATTTATTTCCATCATCTTTTCTAGAATATCTTCTGACCATCCCTGCCTGGATGTCCATTTCTGATGGTCTAAAAGTTCTAAACTTTCATCTAATCCATGCTCTGCAACATTAACTTCATTGAGCATTGCTTCCTGTTGCCAGGTCGGATAAAGAGTTTCTCCTTCCAATAAACAGAAAAGCATTAAGAGATTCAGAAATTCACAATCTGTTTTTGAAATGCCACGTTTTTCAAAAGGATTAAGATCAAGCGTTCTGATCTCCAGATACTTGATTCCATCCTTTTGAAGTGAATCAAGAGGGTTTTGGGGGTCACTGGCTTTGAGCCGAATTTGACTATATAATTCCTTTGCTTCAGATATCTCACCATTTCCAATGAATTTTTGCACACTTTTAATATAAGAATCAAGAGTGGAGTAATCAGGATATAAATCAATGCGATTTTTATATCCTGTCGTACTGCCATTTCTCATCGAAATACCATTTTTAAAGCTGTATCCTTCACTTCCGATATCTGACATTGAAGAAATTTGTTCTGTATCATAAGACTTATGTATAGCAGGTGATGCACCAGTAAGATAGATTACTAACCAGCGATATTTCAGATAATTCCTAACAGTTTTCAAATAAATTCGATCTAAAAAAGATTGATATGATTCATCAGGTGAAAGTTTTACCCATAAAAACTTAAGCATTTCCTCATTAAAAGAAAAATTATAATGTAATCCCGATATTAATTGTCGTTTTCCGCCATATTTCTCTTTCAGTTCTTTTCGATATTGATACGCTTTTTCTCCACTGATACCTTGATACACAGCTATGGGTATTTTTTCTTCATCATCAATTGCGCAAGGCATGGATTGAGGCCATAGCCACTCATCCTGATTAGATATTTCATAGAGAACAATATCTGTTAAGGCTTCCAAAAAATCACAGGCTTCCGCACAAGAATCAAATACTGGCGTGATCATTTCGACCTGGCTTTCTGAGAAATCAGTTGTAATATATGGGTTAGTGAGTTTATCACCAAAAATTTCCGGATGTGCCGTTAATGAAAGTTTTCCTTCATGGGTAACTCTTAAACTTTCGCGTTCCAAACCTATTCCTGATTTTAAAATTGTTTCCGGCTGAAGTTTTTTTAATAAATCGATCATGCTTGTGCCTTTCTAAACGTTTTATTCAATTAGAATCATTATACCATACACAGATTTTTAATGTGTAAACAAATCTTTTCAAATACCTAATAATCATCAGGAAAAAAAGGATATTAAATTTTCTTCAGGTACCTGGAATTACAAAGTGAATCAGATATTTATTATTATATATTTGTCGAATCGATAATATCTACATTTCGCCTGGGTTTATGACAACTTAAAGGGCAGCAAAAGAAATAATTTCTTTTGCTGCCCTTTAAGTTGTCATAAAAGACTTTTGGACAAAATAAAAAACCTGAAACAGGTTTATTACATCAATGGTCGGAGTGAGAGGATTTGAACCTCCGGCCTCATGGTCCCGAACCAAGCGCTCTACCAAGCTGAGCCACACCCCGAAATATGTTTGCATTTCTGACTTACCTATTGTAAACTATAATCATAAAAATATCAATACTTGGAGGAAAAAATGCATAGAAAAAATAAAGCTCATCGCATTGGTGCGCTGGTACTAGTAGCTGCTCTTGCTTTGAGCATGATCGTTGTATACGGCGGATTTTAATGTATGTTCAAATAATCTGTCTTGGAAAAATTAAAGAAAAATTCATGAAACAGGCTATCGATGAATATTCAAAACGGCTTTCATCATATTGTCGTCTGGAAATTATTGAATTAAAAGACGAAATAATTCCGGAAAAAGCAAGTGACGCAGATTACCTTCAACTAATTAATAAAGAAGGTGAACGAATTTTAGGAAAGATAAAAAACGGTGCCTACGTTATTTGTCTGGATCTTTCTGGTCAACAATTAGATTCACAGGAATTTTCACGAAAGATCGAAAACCTCGGAATTCAAGGAAAAAGTCATATAATCTTTATAATTGGCGGTTCATTAGGCTTGTCGGAATCAATAAAAAACAGAGCTGATTTGAAGCTTTCGTTTTCAAAAATGACTTTTCCGCATCAACTTTTTCGGGTAATGCTACTTGAACAGATTTATCGCAGTTTTAAAATTATCCATAATGAAACATATCATAAATAACATTTAGGTTTGAAAGACTAACTATTAAAAGTCAAGTCTAAATTGACATTATTTGAATGAATTGCAGAAATGCAGTTCAGATAAGTTAAGAACTGAAAATGAGTTAACTGAACATTGAAAACTGCATGACAAAAAGAGCATCTTTGCAGGTGCTCAAAAAAGAGATATTTATTAAAAAAATCTAAGCTGATTTAATGTATGTTTGCCCAGATCTTTCCAACTGGTAAATGACTCTTACAAGCTTTTTGGCCGCGTGAGATATTGCGACATTGTAGTGTTTTCCTTCAGAACGTTTCTTTGCAAGATAAGCTGCAAATATTGGATCCCAGTTACAAACAAATTTAGTTGCATTAAATAATGCATAGCGAAGATATCTGGAGCCTCGTTTCTCCATATGGGAATAGGCACCATCAAGTTGTCCTGATTGGTAAGTTGATGGCGACAGACCAGCATAAGCAAGTATTTTGTCAGGAGTATCAAAGCGTTTAAAATCACCGATTTCAGCAATAATCATAGCCCCCATACGATAACTGATTCCAGGAATGCTAAGAATGGGAGAATTTATTTCATCAATTATGATTTTGATTTCAGATTCTATTTCATCAATTTCACAATCAAGTTCCTGAATAAGCTTAATGGTGTGTTTTAGTTCCAGTGATTTAGCCGGCATATTTGAGCCAATAGAAGTTCTAGCGGCTTCTCTGAAACGAACAGCGGTATCTTTGGAATATCGACCTTTAGAGGCTGTTTCAATGAGTTTGGAAAGCCGCGTAAGGTGAGCAGACGCAACAGCACTAGCACCCGGGAATTCAGAAAGCAATGCATAAACAGAAGTTAAATGAAGAGTAGGAACAAGTTTTTCCAATTCAGGGAAAAGAATTGTAACAAGTCTGGAAATAGATTGTTTAAGTTTCGAACGTTGCTTTACTTTATCAAAACGATAGCGGGTTAATGACTTCAATTCTTCATTGTGGTAAGATGTGTCTGAGTAGGACTTTAAGTTCACATCAGACATAATCATAGAAGCAATTGTTCGGGCATCTACCTTATCCGTTTTCGTCTGTCTAAGGCTTAGACTTTTTCTGTACAGATTGGTATGTAACGGATTGATAACATAGGTGGCGAGACCTTTATCAACGAGATAACCGAGAAGATTGTAACTGTAATGTCCTGTGGCTTCCAGCCCTACTTTTACTTTAGTTAAATCTTCTGCAACAGAGGAAATCTTCTGAAAAAAATCATCAAAACCATCACGGTTGTTCATAATGGTAAAGGCTTTAAAGAGTATCTCTCCATCTGAGTTAGTAATAAAGCAATCATGCTTATCTTTAGCAACATCAATTCCTGCATAAATCATAACAGTTCTCCTTGAATAAATTTAATACTGTTTGGAACCCACGGGTACTCCCTGCGATTGTAACCTCGTTCTAAATAAACCGTCATGCGGTATCTAACTGATTAACAAATATACAAAGAGCCTGTGGTTGGAGCCTTTCGAAAACCATCTAGTGGTAGGAGATGAGAACCAATCCACAGTATCTCCAAAAAGTATAGCATACAGTCCTTGGAGAGGGACTATAAACACTACTACTATATAATACGAGGAAATGAATGACTAGAGATTATTTAATTAAAGGTACTGCCGCCCAAAATCAGATACGAATTTTGGGTGCCGTAACAACAAACCTTGTTCAAAAATCCATCGTTCTTCATCAAACATCCCCTACAGTATCAGTTGCAATGGGACGATTGCTGACTGCAGGCACTTTAATGGGAGCAATGATGAAGAGTGAAGATGAATTATTGACATTGAAAGTTCTTGGTGAAGGCGAACTTCAGGGAATGCTTGTTACTGCTGACTCAAAAGGTTTTGTTAAGGGTTACCCATATGTTAAGATCCTAAAACCGGATCCTTTGGAAGCTATCAGCGTTTCTTCCGCAATTGGAAATGGATCTTTGACTGTAATTAAAGATATAGGTTTAAAAGAGCCCTATATCGGATATTCCCCTTTAGTAACGGGTGAAATAGCTGAAGACTTAACCTATTATTATGCTAAATCGGAGCAAATACCGACCTCAGTTTCACTGGG
This genomic interval from Eubacteriaceae bacterium ES3 contains the following:
- a CDS encoding IS110 family transposase — protein: MIYAGIDVAKDKHDCFITNSDGEILFKAFTIMNNRDGFDDFFQKISSVAEDLTKVKVGLEATGHYSYNLLGYLVDKGLATYVINPLHTNLYRKSLSLRQTKTDKVDARTIASMIMSDVNLKSYSDTSYHNEELKSLTRYRFDKVKQRSKLKQSISRLVTILFPELEKLVPTLHLTSVYALLSEFPGASAVASAHLTRLSKLIETASKGRYSKDTAVRFREAARTSIGSNMPAKSLELKHTIKLIQELDCEIDEIESEIKIIIDEINSPILSIPGISYRMGAMIIAEIGDFKRFDTPDKILAYAGLSPSTYQSGQLDGAYSHMEKRGSRYLRYALFNATKFVCNWDPIFAAYLAKKRSEGKHYNVAISHAAKKLVRVIYQLERSGQTYIKSA
- a CDS encoding aldehyde ferredoxin oxidoreductase family protein, with product MFGYMGKILRVNLTTGSITTEDLDFELAKKYIGGRGLGTKLYMDEVDPQVDPYAAENKIVFINGPLSGTATPTGGRYMVVTKSPLTGTIASSNSGGEWGAFLKYAGYDAVIVEGKASLPVYINIEEDKVEILPALDLWGKYTIEASNMLREKHPDAKVMTIGPAGEKLSQMAAIMNEDDRAAGRSGVGAVMGSKNLKAITVYGKQKPVIANPDGLKAVTKECRGLIKENGVTGGGLPTYGTAVLVNIINEHGIYPTNNFQGGYDPGAEAVSGETLTEEYLIKRNPCHHCPIGCGRFVKSKKHPDGIGGPEYETLWVFAGDLGINNMEIVIDANYWCNELGLDTISAGATLAAAMELYQRGYITDEDLDDDIKLEFGNEESVVHWLKKMGNREGFGDMLARGSYRLADYYGAPELSMSVKKQDLPAYDPRGVQGQALQYATSNRGGCHVRGYLISPEILALPEKLERFDLAGKPTWVKIFQDLTAVIDSLGLCLFTSFALGAQQYADMVNEVLGTEWSADDILLAGDRIWNLEKLFNLEAGVMPEEDTLPPRFLEEEMPDGPTKGWVAKLDELLPLYYKERGWDEDGIPTEEKLEQLGLL
- the gshAB gene encoding bifunctional glutamate--cysteine ligase GshA/glutathione synthetase GshB; its protein translation is MIDLLKKLQPETILKSGIGLERESLRVTHEGKLSLTAHPEIFGDKLTNPYITTDFSESQVEMITPVFDSCAEACDFLEALTDIVLYEISNQDEWLWPQSMPCAIDDEEKIPIAVYQGISGEKAYQYRKELKEKYGGKRQLISGLHYNFSFNEEMLKFLWVKLSPDESYQSFLDRIYLKTVRNYLKYRWLVIYLTGASPAIHKSYDTEQISSMSDIGSEGYSFKNGISMRNGSTTGYKNRIDLYPDYSTLDSYIKSVQKFIGNGEISEAKELYSQIRLKASDPQNPLDSLQKDGIKYLEIRTLDLNPFEKRGISKTDCEFLNLLMLFCLLEGETLYPTWQQEAMLNEVNVAEHGLDESLELLDHQKWTSRQGWSEDILEKMMEINDYLNLGKDVVIKEMLTRTNNINKTHAYQFKKHLRNGFTEAHLVLASRHSKKAIEMNHSLKGFENWELSTQILIKEAITRGIRVLPLDMSDNIICLQKNSHQEIIKQATKTSADSYITPLVMENKLVTKWVLKEKGLPVPDDVTVTSLEEAKIILLKYVNKPLVIKPKSTNYGIGISVFENGASIDSLIHAVTLALKHDSVAMIENFVKGMEFRFLIIGDEMVAVLHRRPSNVLGDGINTIKDLISIKNEHPYRGDGKTTPLKIIELDELSCAYLERQNLDENYIPSLGERIYLRGNSNISTGGDSIDYTDLICENFKQVSLRAAKAMNAVFCGVDMIIEDYKDENSAFSIIEMNFNPMISMQAFPYEGKQRRLGFNILKTLNLI
- the hslO gene encoding Hsp33 family molecular chaperone HslO; translation: MTRDYLIKGTAAQNQIRILGAVTTNLVQKSIVLHQTSPTVSVAMGRLLTAGTLMGAMMKSEDELLTLKVLGEGELQGMLVTADSKGFVKGYPYVKILKPDPLEAISVSSAIGNGSLTVIKDIGLKEPYIGYSPLVTGEIAEDLTYYYAKSEQIPTSVSLGVLMDSQTTVKQAGGFIIQLMPDTNDDVISELEKALSQMPSMTKLLEAGQTPEEIFTDLFANLGFKVNETQEIAYHCNCSLDKVTKALISLGSEEIEKMILEDKPIEMHCDFCETNYPFTTNQLKTILQEIEN
- the rlmH gene encoding 23S rRNA (pseudouridine(1915)-N(3))-methyltransferase RlmH — protein: MYVQIICLGKIKEKFMKQAIDEYSKRLSSYCRLEIIELKDEIIPEKASDADYLQLINKEGERILGKIKNGAYVICLDLSGQQLDSQEFSRKIENLGIQGKSHIIFIIGGSLGLSESIKNRADLKLSFSKMTFPHQLFRVMLLEQIYRSFKIIHNETYHK